One part of the Truepera radiovictrix DSM 17093 genome encodes these proteins:
- the gcvPB gene encoding aminomethyl-transferring glycine dehydrogenase subunit GcvPB — protein sequence MTTAPGPTPAAPRETPEAPRAGDFPLIFERSKPGRRAAHPPKPDGESLQALLGAEHLRAAPPKLPEVSELELVRHYTGLAHRQMSIDGNFYPLGSCTMKYNPKVNEEAAKLFAELHPYADPDAVQGALELLYNLQRDLAEITGMDAVTLQPAAGAHGELTGILMIRAFHEHRGEGATRRVVIVPDSAHGTNPATATMVGYEVKEVPTAESGEVDLAAFRAALGPEVAAVMLTNPNTLGIFETNILEIARAAHEVGALLYYDGANANAIVGRARPGDMGFDVVHLNLHKTFTTPHGGGGPGTGPVGVKAHLRDFLPTPIIKKVATPEGERFDVDVDLPHSVGRMRSFYGNFGNLVRAYTYIRALGREGLRGVSSAAVLNANYLRVKLREAGFKIAFDRVNMHEFVAQPPAGVKTLDVAKALLDYGMHPMTVYFPLIVREAMMIEPTETESLETLDAFAAALADILRRAQEDPDALPNAPYTTPVRRLDEVKAARKPVLRYTP from the coding sequence ATGACCACCGCCCCAGGGCCCACGCCCGCGGCCCCGCGAGAGACCCCCGAAGCGCCCCGAGCGGGCGACTTCCCCCTCATCTTCGAGCGCTCCAAACCGGGGCGGCGCGCGGCGCACCCCCCCAAACCGGACGGGGAGAGCCTCCAGGCGCTCCTCGGCGCCGAACACCTGCGGGCGGCGCCGCCCAAGCTGCCGGAGGTCTCCGAGCTCGAGCTCGTGCGCCACTACACCGGCCTCGCGCACCGGCAGATGTCGATTGACGGCAACTTCTACCCGCTCGGGTCGTGCACCATGAAGTACAACCCGAAGGTCAACGAGGAGGCCGCCAAGCTCTTCGCCGAGCTGCACCCCTACGCCGACCCGGACGCGGTGCAGGGCGCTCTGGAGCTCCTTTACAACCTGCAGCGCGACCTCGCCGAGATCACCGGGATGGACGCCGTGACGCTCCAACCTGCGGCCGGGGCGCACGGCGAACTCACGGGCATCCTGATGATCCGCGCCTTTCACGAGCACCGCGGCGAGGGGGCGACGCGGCGCGTGGTGATCGTCCCCGACAGCGCGCACGGTACAAACCCGGCGACCGCCACGATGGTCGGCTACGAGGTCAAAGAGGTGCCGACCGCCGAGAGCGGCGAGGTCGACCTCGCGGCCTTTAGGGCGGCGCTCGGCCCCGAGGTCGCGGCGGTGATGCTCACCAACCCCAACACGCTGGGCATCTTCGAGACCAACATCTTGGAGATCGCCCGCGCCGCGCACGAGGTCGGCGCGCTCCTCTACTACGACGGCGCCAACGCCAACGCCATCGTCGGGCGCGCGCGCCCCGGCGACATGGGCTTTGACGTCGTGCACCTAAACCTCCACAAAACCTTTACCACCCCGCACGGCGGCGGCGGCCCCGGCACCGGCCCGGTCGGGGTCAAGGCGCACCTGCGCGACTTTTTACCCACGCCCATCATTAAAAAGGTGGCGACCCCCGAAGGCGAGCGCTTCGACGTCGACGTCGACCTCCCCCACTCGGTCGGGCGGATGCGGTCGTTTTACGGCAACTTCGGCAACCTCGTGCGCGCCTACACCTACATCCGCGCGCTCGGCCGCGAGGGTCTACGGGGGGTCTCGAGCGCGGCCGTTTTAAACGCCAACTACCTGCGCGTTAAGCTGCGCGAGGCGGGCTTTAAGATCGCCTTCGACCGCGTCAACATGCACGAGTTCGTCGCGCAACCCCCCGCGGGCGTCAAGACGCTCGACGTCGCCAAGGCGCTCCTCGACTACGGGATGCACCCGATGACGGTCTACTTCCCCTTGATCGTCCGCGAGGCGATGATGATTGAGCCGACCGAGACCGAGAGCTTAGAGACGCTCGACGCCTTTGCCGCGGCGCTCGCGGACATCTTGCGGCGCGCCCAGGAAGACCCCGACGCGCTGCCAAACGCCCCCTACACCACGCCGGTACGCCGCTTGGACGAGGTCAAGGCGGCGCGCAAACCGGTGCTGCGCTACACCCCGTAG
- the tilS gene encoding tRNA lysidine(34) synthetase TilS, giving the protein MTLPETLRRALLRLAPEARRLLVAVSGGGDSVALLRLLLALPEPRWGLEVAHLDHALRPDAAEAAAFVRALCWEHGVACHTARVDVARIAKDRGWNLEDAARRLRYGFLTRTAKRVGADAVVTAHTQDDQAETVLMQLLRGAAHLQGMPARQGRVLRPLLEVPRSALRAYLRALGQDCLEDPTNADTSRTRAWVRHVLLPTLAARAPHVKATLARHAALQRDQAAHFRRLAQGLIKDAGAEVRALLAQDVAVQRAAVAELLRCAGVPVDAGHVEAVRAALPTPHPVRLSLPKGYAARVAYGRLELVAPTAPPSPAPPLELPAELDAAKLAAFPAARFRTRRPGDRVRLPGGSKTLADLLIDRKVPREARDRLRVLAAHGEVLWVEGVFVDPRVARAPPAPDEDARWMRLALNEARRAAERGELPVGAVVVRGGAVLGRGHNTTRESGDPSAHAELHAIRQAAAALGDWRLAGCTLFVTLEPCPMCFGALLSAHLPRVVYGATNAREGALGGVADLQQHPWKRTVAVRGGVLAAEAGALLTAFFRARRQAASGRGAR; this is encoded by the coding sequence GTGACGCTCCCCGAGACGCTGCGCCGCGCCCTTTTGCGCCTCGCCCCGGAGGCGCGGCGCCTGCTCGTGGCGGTCTCCGGCGGTGGCGACTCGGTGGCGCTGTTGCGGCTGCTGCTGGCGCTCCCCGAGCCGCGGTGGGGGCTCGAGGTCGCTCACCTCGACCACGCCCTGCGCCCCGACGCGGCCGAGGCGGCGGCTTTCGTCCGGGCGCTCTGCTGGGAGCACGGGGTGGCTTGTCACACGGCGCGTGTCGACGTGGCGCGCATTGCAAAAGATAGGGGGTGGAACCTCGAGGACGCCGCGCGGCGGCTGCGCTACGGCTTCCTGACGCGCACCGCCAAGCGCGTGGGGGCGGACGCGGTGGTCACCGCCCACACCCAGGACGACCAAGCGGAGACGGTGTTGATGCAGCTCCTGCGCGGCGCCGCTCACCTCCAGGGGATGCCCGCGCGGCAGGGGCGGGTGCTGCGGCCGCTTCTGGAGGTGCCGCGTTCGGCCTTGCGCGCCTACCTCCGGGCGTTGGGGCAGGACTGTTTGGAGGACCCCACCAACGCCGACACCTCGCGCACGCGGGCGTGGGTGCGGCACGTCCTGCTGCCCACCCTAGCGGCGCGCGCGCCGCACGTCAAGGCGACCCTCGCGCGCCACGCCGCGCTGCAGCGCGACCAGGCGGCGCACTTTCGGCGGCTCGCGCAGGGGCTTATAAAGGACGCGGGGGCGGAGGTGCGCGCGCTACTCGCCCAAGACGTGGCGGTGCAGCGCGCCGCGGTGGCTGAGCTGCTGCGGTGCGCGGGGGTGCCGGTGGACGCGGGCCACGTGGAGGCGGTGCGCGCGGCGCTCCCCACCCCGCACCCGGTGCGTCTGTCGCTCCCGAAGGGGTACGCGGCGCGCGTCGCGTACGGGCGGCTCGAGCTCGTGGCGCCCACCGCCCCCCCGTCCCCTGCCCCCCCGCTCGAGCTGCCCGCGGAGCTCGACGCGGCGAAGCTCGCGGCGTTTCCGGCGGCGCGCTTTCGCACCCGCCGCCCGGGCGACCGCGTGCGGCTGCCCGGCGGTTCAAAAACGCTCGCGGACCTGCTCATCGACCGCAAGGTGCCGCGCGAAGCGCGCGACCGCCTGCGCGTGCTCGCCGCGCACGGCGAGGTGCTCTGGGTCGAAGGGGTGTTCGTCGACCCCCGCGTGGCGCGCGCGCCACCCGCCCCCGACGAGGACGCGCGCTGGATGCGGCTCGCGCTTAACGAGGCGCGGCGCGCGGCCGAACGGGGCGAGCTGCCAGTGGGGGCCGTCGTGGTGCGCGGCGGCGCGGTGCTGGGGCGCGGGCACAACACCACCCGCGAGAGCGGCGACCCGAGCGCCCACGCCGAGCTGCACGCGATCAGGCAAGCCGCTGCGGCCTTAGGCGACTGGCGCCTAGCGGGCTGCACGCTCTTTGTAACGCTCGAGCCCTGCCCGATGTGCTTCGGCGCCCTGCTCAGCGCGCACCTCCCGCGCGTGGTCTACGGCGCCACGAACGCGCGCGAGGGGGCGCTGGGCGGGGTGGCGGACCTGCAGCAGCACCCCTGGAAGCGCACCGTCGCGGTGCGCGGCGGCGTGCTCGCGGCCGAGGCGGGGGCGCTCCTCACGGCCTTTTTTAGGGCGCGCCGACAGGCGGCGTCGGGGCGGGGCGCACGTTAG
- the gcvPA gene encoding aminomethyl-transferring glycine dehydrogenase subunit GcvPA, producing the protein MNYLPHTPEDVARALAAIGVESVDALFGDLPEALQVGELRLPEGLDEAALLRHLRALAAKNKPVRASFLGGGLKGHFIPAVTPHLALQSEFVTAYTPYQPEVSQGILQATFEFQTMMSELTGLPISNASMYDGATAVAEAALLAVRHKGRHRVLVSQGVHPETREVLATYLRPLEVALEEVALRDLTTPEPAVGEDVACVVAQNPNFLGYLEPMPALAEAAHAAGALFVAVCDPFSLAVLKSPGEYGADVAVGDGQTVGNPVAFGGPHFGFMVVTEPLLRQLPGRLVGETTDLEGRRAFVLTLQAREQHIRRSKAKSNICSNHQLSALMAAVNLSALGPQGLREAATKSVQNAHLLARRLAEAGLAPLTHKPFFNEFAVRLPVSARALRRALAEHGVAAAVPVPASYGLGDAALFAATELTTPEDIDLLVAALGRVLAPPPTERANLVEASV; encoded by the coding sequence GTGAACTACCTCCCGCACACCCCCGAGGACGTCGCGCGGGCGCTCGCCGCGATCGGCGTCGAGAGCGTCGACGCGCTCTTTGGCGACCTCCCCGAGGCGCTCCAGGTAGGCGAGCTGAGGCTCCCCGAAGGGCTCGACGAGGCCGCCCTGCTGCGGCACCTGCGCGCGCTCGCGGCAAAGAACAAACCGGTGCGGGCGAGCTTTTTGGGCGGCGGCTTAAAGGGGCACTTCATCCCCGCCGTGACACCGCACCTAGCGCTGCAGAGCGAGTTCGTCACCGCCTACACGCCGTACCAACCCGAGGTCTCGCAGGGCATCTTGCAGGCGACTTTCGAGTTTCAGACGATGATGAGCGAGCTCACCGGGCTGCCCATCTCCAACGCCTCGATGTACGACGGCGCTACCGCGGTCGCCGAGGCGGCGCTTTTGGCCGTGCGCCACAAGGGGCGCCACCGCGTCCTTGTGAGCCAAGGGGTGCACCCCGAGACGCGCGAGGTGCTCGCGACTTACCTGCGGCCGCTCGAGGTCGCCCTCGAAGAGGTCGCGCTGCGTGACCTCACCACCCCCGAACCGGCGGTCGGGGAGGACGTCGCCTGCGTCGTCGCGCAGAACCCCAACTTCTTGGGCTACCTAGAGCCCATGCCCGCGCTCGCCGAGGCGGCGCACGCCGCGGGGGCGCTTTTCGTCGCGGTGTGTGACCCCTTCTCTTTGGCGGTGCTTAAATCGCCCGGCGAGTACGGCGCGGACGTCGCCGTCGGCGACGGGCAGACGGTCGGCAACCCGGTCGCCTTCGGCGGCCCGCACTTCGGCTTCATGGTCGTCACCGAACCGCTCTTGCGGCAGCTGCCGGGGCGCTTGGTCGGCGAGACGACCGACCTAGAGGGGCGGCGCGCGTTCGTGCTGACCCTGCAGGCGCGTGAGCAGCACATCCGCCGCTCGAAGGCCAAATCGAACATCTGCTCGAACCACCAACTGAGCGCCCTCATGGCCGCCGTGAACCTGAGCGCGCTCGGCCCCCAAGGGCTCCGCGAGGCCGCCACCAAGAGCGTGCAGAACGCGCACCTGCTGGCGCGGCGGCTCGCCGAGGCGGGGTTGGCGCCGCTCACGCACAAACCTTTTTTCAACGAGTTCGCCGTGCGCCTCCCCGTGAGCGCCCGCGCCCTGCGCCGCGCGCTCGCCGAACACGGCGTCGCGGCCGCCGTCCCGGTGCCCGCGAGCTACGGCCTGGGCGACGCGGCGCTCTTCGCCGCCACCGAGCTCACCACCCCCGAAGACATCGACCTGCTCGTCGCGGCGCTCGGGCGCGTCTTGGCGCCCCCCCCGACCGAGCGCGCAAACCTTGTGGAGGCGTCCGTATGA
- the erpA gene encoding iron-sulfur cluster insertion protein ErpA encodes MQEETLTPTPARGMTMTAAAAKKASELLLANNKENAAIRVFVKSGGCSGYSYGMAIDDRTLEGDSLFEDRGVKIVVDKMSLPLLAGSEIDYIENMMGGGFSVNNPNATSACGCGHSFRTDGKAAPDGQGASCH; translated from the coding sequence ATGCAAGAAGAGACGTTGACACCGACCCCCGCGCGGGGGATGACCATGACCGCCGCCGCCGCTAAAAAAGCGAGCGAGCTTTTGCTGGCCAACAACAAGGAGAACGCCGCGATCCGCGTTTTCGTCAAGTCGGGGGGTTGCAGCGGTTACTCGTACGGCATGGCGATCGACGACCGGACGCTCGAGGGCGACAGCCTGTTCGAGGACCGCGGCGTCAAGATCGTGGTCGACAAGATGAGCCTGCCGCTCCTCGCGGGCTCCGAGATCGACTACATCGAGAACATGATGGGTGGCGGCTTTAGCGTGAATAACCCCAACGCCACGAGCGCCTGCGGCTGCGGGCACTCGTTCCGCACCGACGGCAAAGCAGCCCCCGACGGCCAAGGGGCGAGCTGCCACTAG
- the gcvH gene encoding glycine cleavage system protein GcvH — protein MNTPKDLRYSPTHEWSKLEGDTLTVGITDFAQDQLGDVVFVELPEVGREVAAGEAVAVVESVKTASDIYAPVAGTVTEVNSELETSPETINSEPYGGGWMFRLRVAGEDALSGLLSAEDYEALQEQG, from the coding sequence ATGAACACCCCCAAAGATCTCCGCTACAGCCCCACCCACGAGTGGTCGAAGTTAGAGGGCGACACCCTCACCGTCGGCATCACCGACTTCGCGCAAGACCAGCTCGGCGACGTCGTGTTCGTCGAGCTCCCCGAGGTCGGCCGCGAGGTCGCCGCGGGCGAGGCGGTCGCCGTCGTCGAGTCGGTCAAGACCGCTTCGGACATCTACGCGCCCGTCGCCGGCACCGTCACCGAGGTCAACAGCGAGCTCGAGACCTCCCCCGAGACCATCAACAGCGAGCCCTACGGCGGGGGCTGGATGTTCCGGCTGCGCGTCGCCGGCGAGGACGCGCTCTCGGGGCTTCTCAGCGCCGAAGACTACGAAGCGCTTCAGGAGCAGGGGTGA
- the nrdR gene encoding transcriptional regulator NrdR codes for MNCPYCSSADTRVVNSRPSDEGAAIRRRRECTVCGRRFTTYERAQFEALMVIKRSGRREAFNPDKLLQKLRIACNKRPITEKQLREFAYTLEDTLQAPEVGAEEIGLHALRFLKSLDDVAYIRFLSVYRDFDSVERFIEEIKQLGAPSSEAEPEKR; via the coding sequence ATGAACTGCCCCTACTGCTCTTCGGCGGACACGCGCGTGGTCAACTCGCGCCCTTCGGACGAGGGCGCGGCGATCCGGCGGCGGCGCGAGTGTACGGTGTGTGGGCGCCGCTTCACCACCTACGAGCGCGCGCAGTTCGAGGCGCTGATGGTGATCAAGCGCTCGGGGCGGCGCGAAGCGTTTAACCCCGACAAGCTCCTGCAAAAGCTCCGCATCGCCTGCAACAAACGCCCGATCACCGAAAAGCAGCTCCGCGAGTTTGCCTACACCTTGGAGGACACGCTGCAGGCGCCGGAGGTGGGCGCCGAGGAGATCGGCCTGCACGCGCTCCGCTTCCTCAAAAGCCTCGACGACGTCGCCTACATCCGCTTTTTGAGCGTCTACCGCGACTTCGATTCGGTAGAGCGTTTTATCGAGGAGATCAAACAGCTCGGCGCCCCCTCGTCGGAAGCGGAGCCCGAAAAGCGCTAG
- the gcvT gene encoding glycine cleavage system aminomethyltransferase GcvT, which yields MKRTPLFDLHLEHGARMVDFAGWEMPLQYRTGIHTEHLAVREGVGLFDVSHMGEVRVTGPGAEAFLRYATLNDPSRLKPQQGQYSMLPNDRGGLIDDLYVYRDAPEAFLIVCNAANREAVVAHLTRLSYDYDATVTDESDAWALLALQGPGAALLAGRHAEAELTALKKNRTLQTTLAGCAVTLARTGYTGEDGFEIFCRPEDAPTLWRALVGAGATPCGLGARDTLRLEAGFPLFGHELGPETNPRCTDFAWVVKDKPFFGREAMWHRTCTRRLVGLRLKQRGVARPGYRVLAGAADVLEAESDEGTKVGEVTSGTISPLTREGIAMAWVRRAYSEPGTELAVEIRGQPVPAVVVKPPFYG from the coding sequence ATGAAACGCACCCCTCTTTTCGACCTGCACCTCGAGCACGGCGCCCGCATGGTGGATTTTGCGGGGTGGGAGATGCCGTTGCAGTACCGCACCGGCATCCACACCGAGCACCTGGCGGTGCGCGAAGGGGTGGGGCTCTTCGACGTCTCCCACATGGGTGAGGTGCGCGTCACGGGGCCGGGCGCGGAGGCGTTTTTACGCTACGCGACCCTCAACGACCCGAGCCGGCTCAAACCGCAGCAGGGCCAGTACTCGATGCTGCCCAACGACCGCGGCGGGTTGATCGACGACCTCTACGTCTACCGGGACGCCCCGGAGGCCTTTCTGATCGTCTGCAACGCCGCCAACCGCGAGGCCGTGGTCGCCCACCTCACCCGCCTCAGCTACGACTACGACGCCACCGTGACCGACGAGTCGGACGCGTGGGCGCTCCTGGCCCTGCAGGGTCCCGGCGCCGCCCTCCTCGCGGGGCGCCACGCGGAGGCCGAACTCACCGCGCTCAAAAAAAACCGCACCCTGCAGACCACCCTCGCGGGGTGCGCCGTGACGCTCGCCCGCACGGGTTACACCGGCGAGGACGGTTTTGAGATCTTCTGCCGCCCCGAAGACGCCCCGACACTCTGGCGCGCGCTCGTCGGGGCGGGCGCGACCCCGTGCGGTCTGGGGGCGCGCGACACGTTGCGGCTCGAGGCGGGCTTTCCCCTCTTCGGCCACGAGCTCGGCCCCGAGACCAACCCCCGCTGCACCGACTTCGCTTGGGTGGTCAAGGACAAACCCTTTTTCGGCCGCGAGGCGATGTGGCACCGGACCTGCACGCGGCGGCTCGTGGGGCTTAGGCTCAAGCAGCGCGGCGTCGCTCGCCCCGGCTACCGCGTCTTGGCGGGCGCCGCCGACGTCCTGGAAGCGGAAAGCGACGAAGGCACCAAAGTCGGCGAGGTCACCTCGGGAACCATCTCGCCGCTGACCCGCGAGGGCATCGCCATGGCCTGGGTGCGGCGCGCCTACAGCGAGCCGGGGACCGAGCTCGCGGTCGAGATCCGGGGGCAGCCGGTGCCCGCGGTGGTGGTCAAACCGCCCTTTTACGGGTGA
- a CDS encoding DinB family protein, with protein sequence MFSQTLLTRFGETPEAAKAALERELTRFEALLPKLEGRWTEPLRAGAWSPAEVTEHVLKISVSMSKTLYLLRQGRATPPEAPRTPGVLVEGRAQSPEFGLPGEPQPWSALAPRWAAMRSRLLEEVDATTEWHGRSWFHPYFGDLSALGWVQAAALHLAHHRKQLEAVAR encoded by the coding sequence ATGTTCTCCCAGACCTTGCTGACGCGTTTCGGCGAGACGCCGGAGGCGGCCAAAGCGGCGCTCGAGCGTGAGCTGACGCGCTTCGAGGCGCTGCTGCCAAAGCTCGAGGGGCGCTGGACGGAGCCCCTTAGAGCGGGCGCCTGGTCGCCCGCCGAAGTCACCGAGCACGTGCTTAAGATTAGCGTCTCGATGAGTAAAACCCTCTACCTCCTGCGGCAGGGGCGCGCCACGCCGCCGGAAGCGCCGCGGACGCCCGGGGTGCTCGTCGAGGGGCGCGCGCAGTCGCCCGAGTTCGGCCTTCCAGGTGAGCCGCAGCCGTGGTCGGCGCTGGCCCCGCGCTGGGCGGCGATGCGCTCGCGGCTTCTAGAGGAGGTCGACGCGACGACCGAGTGGCACGGCCGGAGCTGGTTTCACCCGTACTTCGGCGACCTAAGCGCGCTCGGGTGGGTGCAGGCCGCCGCGCTGCACCTCGCGCACCACCGCAAACAGCTCGAGGCGGTCGCGCGCTAG
- a CDS encoding SDR family NAD(P)-dependent oxidoreductase, whose product MSVSVVLVTNVGQGFGRAIALAYGQADYDVVCADRNVTLASKTAAEIEELGGQAIPIQADMSVQMDVKNTFDKVFEIFGDLSGVVHVASFESNTRFSELGENEFAELIDENLKSTFLVLKAAARLLDDAWVVVVAPPKNATEPHMVAVRGAITRLAAGFEARYDTLSVNVAVPSRAASDPKHDAPLVENVLYLGSRSIGLSGHRLYVTLPPPPNDIEALLPEVRAALDETVRQDDLEASVYAELEAGEAHFGLLDDLDDDLERDLRDDEFDDLDESVPNADRL is encoded by the coding sequence ATGAGCGTCAGCGTCGTCCTCGTTACCAACGTCGGTCAGGGGTTTGGCCGAGCCATCGCGCTGGCCTACGGCCAAGCCGACTACGACGTCGTGTGCGCCGACAGGAACGTCACGCTGGCCTCGAAAACGGCCGCCGAGATCGAAGAGTTGGGCGGGCAAGCGATCCCCATCCAAGCCGACATGTCCGTACAGATGGACGTCAAAAACACCTTCGACAAGGTTTTCGAGATCTTCGGTGACCTCTCGGGGGTCGTACACGTCGCGTCGTTCGAGTCCAACACCCGCTTTAGCGAGCTCGGCGAAAACGAGTTCGCCGAGCTCATCGATGAAAACCTCAAAAGCACCTTTTTGGTCCTTAAAGCGGCCGCGCGGCTTTTGGACGACGCCTGGGTGGTCGTCGTCGCCCCCCCCAAAAACGCCACCGAGCCGCACATGGTCGCCGTGCGCGGGGCGATCACCCGCCTCGCCGCGGGCTTCGAAGCGCGTTACGACACCCTGAGCGTCAACGTCGCGGTCCCCTCGCGCGCGGCTTCGGACCCCAAGCACGACGCGCCCTTGGTCGAAAACGTGCTCTACTTGGGATCTAGGAGCATCGGGCTCTCCGGGCACCGGCTCTACGTCACGCTCCCCCCACCCCCCAACGACATCGAGGCGCTCTTGCCCGAGGTGCGCGCCGCGCTCGACGAGACGGTGCGCCAAGATGACCTCGAGGCGAGCGTCTACGCCGAGCTAGAGGCGGGCGAAGCGCACTTCGGTCTCCTCGACGACCTCGACGACGACCTCGAGCGCGACCTCCGCGACGATGAGTTCGATGACCTCGACGAGAGCGTCCCCAACGCCGACCGCCTTTAA
- the accD gene encoding acetyl-CoA carboxylase, carboxyltransferase subunit beta, whose product MALERWFRRKRPTRSDEDNSPAGLWLKCEGCSAQIYRKDLEENLYVCTECGYHYRMPVEARVAMLADEGTFERWSGEIRAGDPLGFVDTEPYPERLARSIDKQKRPDAILTGGATLAGTPVALAVMDFFFAGGSMGSVVGEEIARAAERAAAEGRALISVAASGGARMQEGALSLMQMAKTTVALEALSNARLPFISVLTDPTTGGVTASFATLGDLIIAEPQALICFAGPRVIQQTIKQDLPPGFQRAEFLLQKGMLDDVVSRTALKAKLAFYLNILLSGAQPRSEEARALTV is encoded by the coding sequence ATGGCGCTAGAGAGATGGTTTCGCCGCAAGCGCCCGACGCGCAGCGACGAGGACAACAGCCCGGCAGGGCTGTGGCTAAAGTGTGAGGGGTGCAGCGCGCAGATCTACCGCAAAGACCTCGAGGAGAACCTCTACGTCTGCACCGAGTGCGGGTATCACTACCGGATGCCGGTCGAGGCGCGCGTCGCGATGCTCGCCGACGAGGGGACGTTCGAGAGGTGGTCGGGGGAGATCCGCGCGGGTGACCCCCTGGGGTTCGTCGACACCGAGCCCTACCCCGAGCGGCTCGCGCGCAGCATCGACAAACAAAAGCGTCCCGACGCGATCTTGACGGGGGGCGCGACCCTCGCGGGGACGCCCGTGGCGCTCGCGGTGATGGACTTTTTCTTCGCGGGGGGGTCGATGGGCTCAGTTGTTGGCGAGGAGATCGCCCGCGCCGCCGAGCGGGCCGCCGCCGAGGGGCGCGCGCTCATCTCGGTGGCCGCCTCGGGGGGGGCGCGGATGCAAGAGGGCGCCCTCTCTCTGATGCAGATGGCGAAGACCACGGTGGCGCTAGAGGCGCTTTCCAACGCGCGCCTCCCCTTTATCAGCGTCCTCACCGATCCTACGACGGGCGGTGTCACCGCGAGCTTTGCGACCCTGGGCGACCTCATTATCGCCGAGCCGCAGGCCCTTATCTGCTTCGCGGGGCCGCGTGTGATCCAGCAGACCATCAAGCAGGACCTGCCGCCAGGTTTTCAGCGCGCGGAGTTTTTGCTGCAAAAGGGGATGCTCGACGACGTCGTAAGCCGCACGGCGCTTAAAGCGAAGCTCGCCTTTTATCTCAACATCCTGTTAAGTGGGGCGCAGCCCCGCTCCGAGGAGGCGCGTGCCCTTACCGTTTGA
- a CDS encoding GTP-binding protein, protein MSTVNFAAREINFKIVYYGPGMSGKTTNLRRLFEHLPAERKGELVSLATEEERTLFFDFMPLELGHVGGFQARFHLYTVPGQVFYNAARKLILRGVDGVVFVADSAPHRLRANAEALRNLRENLAEYHVQLAELPLALQFNKRDLPDALPLDMLRAVLDPEGRLPVFEASALHCQGVLEPLRAVSQRVLEKLAQTA, encoded by the coding sequence ATGAGCACGGTTAACTTCGCGGCCCGCGAGATCAACTTCAAGATCGTCTACTACGGCCCGGGGATGTCGGGTAAGACGACGAACCTCAGGCGCCTTTTCGAGCACCTCCCGGCGGAGCGCAAGGGGGAGCTCGTCAGCTTGGCGACCGAGGAGGAGCGCACGCTGTTTTTCGACTTTATGCCGCTCGAGCTCGGCCACGTCGGCGGCTTTCAGGCGCGCTTTCACCTCTACACCGTCCCCGGCCAGGTGTTTTACAACGCCGCTCGCAAACTGATCCTGCGCGGCGTCGACGGCGTCGTCTTCGTCGCCGACTCGGCGCCCCATCGGCTCCGCGCCAACGCCGAGGCGCTCCGCAACCTGCGCGAAAACCTCGCCGAGTACCACGTGCAGCTCGCCGAGCTGCCCCTAGCCCTGCAGTTCAACAAGCGCGACCTACCCGACGCGCTACCCCTTGACATGCTCCGCGCGGTGCTCGACCCCGAGGGGCGGCTGCCCGTCTTCGAGGCTTCGGCGCTGCACTGTCAGGGGGTGCTCGAGCCCCTGCGCGCCGTTTCCCAGCGCGTGCTCGAAAAGCTCGCCCAAACCGCCTAG
- a CDS encoding helix-turn-helix transcriptional regulator, translating into MQEAVRIYADTSATRARVAALLAARPPARPLTLIVDDRPGYALAQLIAVARSSAPTLVVTANRSPFYLHDLLGFGPQGLAVVGREPVDFADLAQRVARGETFYEGPPLPPDPLTERERTVLRLLATGHTNAAIARRLGLSGGRVSNLVMSVREKVGVENRVQLALAYFDLLSLWQEMLAGA; encoded by the coding sequence GTGCAGGAGGCCGTGCGCATCTACGCCGACACCAGCGCGACGCGGGCCCGGGTCGCGGCGCTGCTCGCCGCGCGCCCGCCCGCTCGGCCGCTGACCCTCATCGTCGACGACCGCCCCGGTTACGCCCTCGCGCAGCTCATCGCAGTGGCCCGCTCCAGCGCCCCGACCCTCGTCGTCACCGCCAACCGCTCGCCTTTCTACCTCCACGACCTGCTCGGCTTCGGCCCCCAGGGCCTCGCCGTCGTGGGGCGCGAACCCGTGGATTTTGCCGACCTCGCGCAGCGCGTCGCTCGCGGCGAGACCTTTTATGAAGGGCCGCCGCTCCCCCCCGACCCCCTCACCGAACGCGAACGCACCGTGCTCCGGCTTCTCGCCACGGGCCACACGAACGCGGCTATCGCCCGCCGCCTGGGGCTCTCCGGGGGGCGCGTTTCTAACCTCGTCATGAGCGTCCGCGAGAAGGTAGGCGTAGAGAACCGCGTGCAGCTCGCGCTCGCCTACTTCGACTTGCTCTCGCTCTGGCAGGAGATGTTGGCAGGGGCGTGA